Proteins encoded together in one Deinococcus hopiensis KR-140 window:
- a CDS encoding ABC transporter substrate-binding protein, translating into MNRALLFSVAVLVTGQAAAKPIVVGSKLDPEAQILGQMILLTLQDAGLEVTDRTNLGDTGVNRKAILAGEIDVYPEYTGNAVYLFPEAKIGAKQAGSPGTIYSLARQLDAKNGITWLRPANVNNTWVIAVPQALAASQKLSSVADLARYLKGGGAFKIAGSPEFFNRPDTMPAFEATYGFKLKPEQKLVLAGATPPQTQQAAASGTNGVNAAMAYGTDGSLAALKLVALKDPRGAQAVYQPAPIIRAGVLKTNPKISGLLGRVFASLNQTTLQGLNAQVALEGRTAKDVAGTYLKSKGLIK; encoded by the coding sequence ATGAACCGCGCGTTGCTTTTCTCGGTGGCCGTCCTCGTGACGGGCCAGGCCGCTGCCAAGCCCATCGTTGTGGGCAGCAAACTCGACCCCGAGGCCCAGATTCTCGGGCAGATGATCCTGCTGACCCTGCAGGACGCCGGGCTGGAGGTCACAGACCGCACCAACCTCGGCGACACGGGCGTCAACCGCAAGGCCATCCTGGCGGGCGAGATCGACGTGTATCCCGAGTACACCGGCAACGCCGTGTATCTCTTTCCCGAGGCCAAGATCGGCGCGAAGCAGGCGGGCAGCCCGGGCACCATCTACAGCCTTGCCCGGCAACTCGACGCCAAGAACGGCATTACCTGGCTGCGCCCCGCCAACGTGAACAACACCTGGGTAATCGCGGTGCCGCAGGCCCTCGCGGCGTCCCAGAAGCTCAGCAGCGTCGCTGACCTTGCGCGGTACCTCAAGGGCGGCGGCGCGTTTAAGATTGCGGGTAGTCCCGAGTTCTTCAACCGCCCCGACACCATGCCCGCCTTCGAGGCCACCTACGGCTTTAAACTGAAACCCGAGCAGAAGCTCGTACTGGCAGGGGCCACGCCGCCCCAGACGCAACAGGCCGCCGCCAGCGGCACCAACGGCGTCAACGCGGCCATGGCCTACGGTACCGACGGCAGCCTCGCGGCGCTGAAGCTCGTCGCCCTGAAAGACCCCCGGGGCGCGCAGGCGGTCTACCAGCCCGCGCCCATCATCCGCGCGGGCGTCCTGAAGACCAACCCCAAGATCAGCGGGCTGCTGGGCCGGGTCTTCGCTTCCCTCAACCAGACCACCCTGCAGGGACTTAACGCGCAGGTGGCGTTGGAAGGCCGCACGGCGAAGGACGTGGCGGGGACGTACCTGAAGTCCAAGGGCCTGATCAAGTGA
- a CDS encoding HU family DNA-binding protein — MARTRRTPAAQDVAAQDKAATHTASRKVAKTQIIDLVAGRTSLSRKQSGEAVAAVLDSIGQALREGRSVGIPGLGTFSVTQTAARTGVRPGTSERIQIPAGRKIRFKVATTLRGEL; from the coding sequence ATGGCGAGAACCCGCAGGACCCCAGCGGCCCAGGACGTTGCCGCGCAGGACAAAGCCGCCACCCACACCGCGAGCCGCAAAGTCGCCAAGACGCAGATCATCGACCTGGTGGCCGGCCGCACCAGCCTCAGCCGCAAGCAGTCCGGCGAGGCGGTCGCCGCCGTTCTGGACAGCATCGGTCAGGCCCTGCGGGAGGGACGTAGCGTCGGGATTCCGGGGCTGGGCACCTTCAGCGTCACCCAGACAGCGGCGCGCACCGGTGTGCGTCCGGGCACCTCCGAACGCATTCAGATTCCCGCTGGCAGGAAGATCCGCTTCAAGGTGGCCACCACCCTGCGCGGCGAACTCTAA
- a CDS encoding HesA/MoeB/ThiF family protein: MTAPPLSRAELRRYSRQLLVPEWQGAGAQERLRAAHVLVVGAGGLGGPALLQLVGAGVGRLTIADGDTVDLSNLHRQTHFSAEDVGRLKAEVAAARVQALNPYVQVQTAGWLDAGNAGDLVQGADLVLDATDNFVARYLLADTCRTLGREWVWGAASGTSGMVSVFGPHLGLRDVFPDPGGAESCEEAGVLGPLVVAVGSIMALEALKVLGGVGTPLRGRLWTFDALTARVHVLNLTPPPQR, translated from the coding sequence GTGACTGCCCCTCCCCTCTCCCGCGCGGAACTGAGGCGTTATTCCCGGCAACTGCTCGTGCCCGAGTGGCAGGGCGCGGGCGCGCAGGAACGGCTACGGGCGGCCCACGTGCTCGTTGTGGGCGCAGGTGGACTTGGTGGACCGGCCCTGCTACAACTTGTGGGCGCGGGCGTGGGCCGCCTCACGATCGCGGACGGCGACACGGTAGACCTCAGCAACCTTCACCGTCAGACCCACTTCAGCGCCGAGGACGTGGGCCGCCTCAAAGCGGAGGTGGCGGCCGCGCGGGTGCAGGCCCTCAACCCGTACGTACAGGTGCAGACTGCGGGATGGTTGGACGCGGGGAACGCGGGAGACCTGGTGCAGGGCGCGGACCTCGTACTGGACGCCACCGACAATTTCGTGGCCCGCTACCTGTTGGCCGACACCTGCCGTACGCTGGGCCGGGAATGGGTCTGGGGTGCGGCGAGCGGCACGAGCGGCATGGTCAGCGTGTTTGGACCCCATCTCGGCCTCCGCGACGTGTTTCCAGATCCCGGTGGAGCCGAGTCCTGCGAGGAAGCCGGGGTGCTAGGTCCCCTCGTGGTCGCGGTGGGCAGCATAATGGCCCTGGAAGCCCTGAAGGTCCTGGGAGGCGTGGGCACCCCACTGAGAGGCCGACTCTGGACTTTCGATGCGCTGACCGCCCGCGTTCACGTTCTGAACCTCACGCCACCCCCCCAACGCTGA
- a CDS encoding glycerol-3-phosphate acyltransferase, which produces MPFLIVALASYLLGSLVGGVLYSRLRGQDIRERDLPGSSGTFRQYGLAAAAGVMAFDVLRGALAAWLAHTLTPDATWLAMLFVVLGHCYPVFFRFQGGGGIAPLLGALLVAAPLTLLGLLGTGLAVIPLYKATLQRRVGLNAVPFATAVAVPVGLLLALRWGGAADLLAGGAVMALRAGHLLAAEKRAT; this is translated from the coding sequence ATGCCCTTTCTGATCGTCGCCCTCGCCTCGTACCTGCTCGGTTCTCTGGTGGGTGGGGTGCTGTACTCGCGGCTGCGGGGCCAGGACATCCGGGAGCGTGACCTGCCGGGCAGCAGTGGCACCTTCCGGCAGTACGGCCTGGCCGCCGCTGCCGGAGTGATGGCCTTCGACGTGCTGCGGGGGGCCCTCGCCGCGTGGCTTGCCCACACGCTGACGCCCGACGCCACCTGGCTCGCCATGCTCTTCGTGGTGCTGGGCCACTGTTACCCGGTGTTCTTCCGCTTTCAGGGAGGCGGGGGCATCGCGCCGCTGCTGGGCGCGCTGCTCGTGGCCGCGCCCCTGACGCTGTTGGGACTGCTGGGCACCGGCCTGGCGGTCATTCCGCTGTATAAGGCCACCCTGCAGCGGCGGGTGGGCCTGAACGCCGTTCCGTTCGCCACCGCCGTCGCTGTGCCCGTCGGGCTGCTGCTGGCCCTGCGCTGGGGCGGCGCGGCAGACCTGCTTGCGGGCGGCGCGGTGATGGCCCTGCGGGCCGGGCATCTGCTCGCGGCCGAAAAGCGGGCCACGTGA
- a CDS encoding copper amine oxidase N-terminal domain-containing protein: protein MAALLGLAAAPATAAGAVQLTFSPDQAAALLNGGAAQFSAPPRLIGGRTLLPLRETATLLGQTLTVQSDQLGLGRLMVDAARGVATLGGVLQPEGSVAVLDGTVYVSTRLLADALNAGLSMDDAGRTLTLTALREGGNPLAPQARFSTDKTTYAPGERVVFTEYPFDPDGADLTARRWTGRQDVYFQPGTYTVTLQVTNSRGLQSAPFSRTLRVEGTPVDSPLTYALKYADPGDRFPDPLVNTYPALTDVRLPSIGRPLIFSDSPEAPTQSGVLYQDSLSGPLRLLAYHINALSKPARLYVLARNLEDRAVDVHTERQGETAPTRLEVLLGQITLLDYFAGTGGPTLTLQPGQTAAVYASPTLGPGSGVNVMADLTASGRVELSVVMLEDSLPPTQQAVQQLPYLTPDAKHVRGTFENAVRSLRVNLTRLPARLVLGDGQLDPALLGVDRLTGRPQRLGGNYGVLYDLEVTGAAGTAVAFSPRGGLYRGAMQVEDGPISQTIKLPHTGSALKPDEPVMLWRPQSDRLNIDFVPASGSNLPVSLLFYRARPEEGFGGTIKTYQP from the coding sequence GTGGCGGCCCTGCTCGGCCTCGCTGCCGCGCCCGCCACGGCAGCGGGAGCCGTCCAGCTCACCTTCTCGCCCGATCAGGCGGCGGCCTTGCTCAACGGTGGGGCCGCGCAGTTCAGTGCCCCGCCCCGGCTTATCGGCGGACGCACCCTGTTGCCCCTGCGCGAGACGGCCACCCTGCTGGGCCAGACGCTGACCGTTCAGTCTGATCAGCTGGGATTGGGCCGCCTGATGGTGGACGCGGCGCGGGGCGTCGCCACGCTGGGGGGGGTGCTCCAGCCCGAGGGCAGTGTCGCCGTCCTGGACGGCACCGTATACGTCAGCACCCGTCTGCTGGCCGACGCCCTGAACGCCGGCCTGAGCATGGACGACGCGGGCCGCACCCTGACCCTGACCGCCCTGCGGGAAGGCGGCAACCCGCTGGCTCCCCAGGCCCGCTTTTCTACCGACAAGACCACCTACGCGCCCGGCGAGCGGGTGGTGTTCACCGAATACCCCTTCGATCCTGACGGAGCCGACCTCACGGCGCGCCGCTGGACGGGGCGGCAGGACGTGTACTTCCAGCCTGGTACCTACACCGTGACGTTGCAGGTCACCAACAGCCGGGGGCTGCAAAGCGCGCCCTTTTCCCGCACCCTGCGGGTGGAGGGCACCCCGGTGGACTCCCCACTGACCTACGCCCTGAAATACGCCGACCCCGGGGACCGTTTTCCCGATCCCCTCGTGAACACCTACCCAGCGCTCACCGATGTGCGGCTGCCGAGCATCGGGCGTCCCCTGATCTTCAGTGACAGCCCCGAGGCCCCCACCCAGAGCGGCGTGCTGTACCAAGACAGCCTGTCGGGCCCGCTGCGGCTGCTGGCCTACCACATCAATGCTCTGAGCAAACCGGCGCGGCTCTACGTGCTGGCCCGCAACCTGGAGGACCGGGCGGTGGACGTCCACACCGAGCGGCAGGGTGAGACGGCTCCCACCCGGCTCGAAGTCCTGCTGGGACAGATCACGCTGTTGGACTACTTCGCGGGCACGGGGGGCCCCACGCTGACCCTGCAGCCGGGACAGACGGCGGCGGTCTATGCCAGCCCCACCCTTGGACCTGGCAGCGGCGTCAACGTTATGGCAGACCTGACGGCCTCCGGCCGGGTGGAGCTGAGCGTGGTGATGCTCGAAGACAGCCTCCCGCCCACCCAGCAGGCGGTGCAGCAACTGCCCTACCTGACCCCCGATGCCAAGCATGTGCGCGGCACCTTTGAGAACGCTGTGCGCTCGCTGCGGGTGAACCTCACCCGGTTGCCCGCACGGCTGGTGCTGGGGGACGGACAACTGGACCCCGCCCTGCTGGGCGTGGACCGCCTGACGGGCCGCCCCCAGCGCCTGGGCGGCAACTACGGCGTGCTGTACGACCTGGAGGTGACCGGCGCGGCGGGCACGGCGGTGGCCTTCAGCCCGCGCGGAGGACTGTACCGCGGGGCCATGCAAGTTGAGGACGGCCCCATCTCCCAGACCATCAAGCTGCCTCATACCGGGAGCGCCCTCAAGCCCGACGAACCCGTGATGCTGTGGCGGCCCCAGTCGGACCGCCTGAACATCGACTTCGTGCCCGCCAGTGGCAGCAACCTGCCGGTTAGCCTGCTGTTCTACCGCGCTCGCCCCGAGGAGGGCTTCGGGGGGACCATCAAGACGTATCAGCCGTGA
- a CDS encoding proline--tRNA ligase, with amino-acid sequence MRVSQGLFVTWREAPSDAETRGIAALSQAGFVRKLGSGLYAHLPMMQRVLLKLEALIREELSDVAQEVSFPMLQPEALWRESGRWEIYTRAEGIMFTVTDRAGRELALAPTHEEVAVAVAREVVRSYRDLPLSVYQIARKFRDELRPRFGLLRTREFTMKDAYSFHASPEDLARQFEVMGAAYARILTRLGLEWRAVDADGGNIGGDASREFMVLTGVGEDEVLYSADGLYAANAEQAVSRAAEVAPSPFTSFARRHTPGTTTVSSACAALNCEAGHMIKNVLYDATFLREGQAYLVPILVSVRGDHAVNPVKLWNAVSARAERFGGGTLISLSLAQPEAWTALALPLGYIAPDLPDHVIAAREVLHPAFLRLCDGAAAAARDFTTGANETEWHVTGANWGEQYALPDVVELRQAEAGDSCVHDSAQVLLSARGIEVGHVFQLGTRYAEAMDAGFTAADGSFQAFHMGCYGIGVTRLAQAVAEQLADVQGLVWPTAIAPYQVLLTVVDMGDARQVGAAEALYAELRAAGVDALLDDRTERPGVKFADADLTGIPYRVTLGRALSSGEAEVKERRTGEVSRVAVGELMGFLRKAVAER; translated from the coding sequence ATGCGTGTATCGCAAGGATTGTTCGTGACGTGGCGCGAGGCCCCGTCGGACGCCGAGACGCGCGGCATCGCCGCCCTGTCGCAGGCGGGCTTCGTTCGCAAGCTGGGCAGCGGGCTCTACGCCCACCTGCCGATGATGCAGCGCGTGCTGCTAAAGCTGGAGGCATTGATCCGGGAAGAACTCTCGGACGTGGCGCAAGAGGTCAGCTTCCCAATGCTGCAACCCGAAGCGCTGTGGCGCGAGTCTGGGCGCTGGGAGATCTATACCCGCGCTGAGGGCATCATGTTTACGGTGACGGACCGGGCTGGGCGGGAACTGGCCCTCGCGCCGACGCACGAGGAAGTCGCGGTGGCCGTGGCGCGCGAGGTGGTGCGTTCTTACCGGGACCTGCCGCTGAGCGTGTACCAGATCGCCCGCAAGTTCCGCGACGAGTTGCGCCCGCGCTTTGGGCTGCTGCGAACGCGCGAATTCACCATGAAAGACGCCTATTCCTTCCACGCCTCGCCGGAAGACTTGGCACGGCAATTTGAGGTGATGGGCGCCGCCTACGCCCGCATCCTGACCCGGCTGGGCCTGGAGTGGCGCGCCGTGGACGCCGATGGTGGCAACATCGGCGGCGACGCGAGCCGCGAATTCATGGTGCTGACAGGCGTGGGCGAGGATGAGGTGCTGTACAGCGCGGACGGCCTCTACGCCGCCAATGCTGAACAGGCCGTCTCACGCGCGGCGGAGGTGGCGCCCAGTCCCTTCACCTCCTTCGCACGCCGCCACACGCCGGGGACCACCACCGTGTCAAGCGCCTGCGCGGCTCTGAACTGTGAGGCCGGGCACATGATCAAGAACGTGCTGTACGACGCCACGTTCTTGCGAGAGGGGCAGGCGTACCTCGTGCCGATCCTCGTGAGTGTGCGCGGCGACCACGCGGTCAACCCGGTCAAGCTGTGGAACGCGGTATCGGCGCGGGCCGAGCGGTTTGGGGGCGGAACGCTGATCTCCCTGAGCCTCGCCCAACCGGAAGCCTGGACGGCCTTGGCCTTGCCGCTGGGTTACATCGCCCCGGACCTGCCGGACCACGTGATCGCGGCCCGGGAAGTCCTGCACCCGGCCTTCCTGCGCCTGTGCGACGGAGCAGCGGCAGCGGCGCGCGACTTCACCACGGGTGCGAACGAAACCGAGTGGCACGTGACCGGCGCGAATTGGGGCGAGCAGTACGCCCTGCCGGACGTGGTGGAGCTCCGCCAGGCGGAAGCGGGGGACAGCTGCGTTCACGATTCGGCGCAGGTGCTGCTCTCGGCGCGGGGCATCGAGGTGGGGCACGTCTTTCAACTGGGCACCCGGTATGCGGAGGCGATGGACGCGGGATTTACCGCCGCCGACGGTTCCTTCCAGGCCTTCCACATGGGCTGTTACGGCATCGGCGTGACCCGGTTGGCGCAGGCGGTGGCCGAGCAACTGGCTGACGTGCAGGGGCTGGTGTGGCCCACCGCCATCGCCCCGTACCAAGTACTGCTGACGGTGGTGGACATGGGCGACGCCCGGCAGGTGGGGGCCGCCGAGGCACTGTATGCCGAACTGCGCGCAGCGGGCGTGGACGCGCTGCTCGATGACCGTACGGAGCGTCCCGGCGTCAAGTTTGCGGATGCGGACCTGACGGGCATTCCCTACCGCGTGACCTTGGGCCGCGCCCTGTCGTCTGGGGAGGCGGAAGTCAAGGAACGGCGCACGGGCGAAGTGTCGCGCGTGGCGGTGGGGGAGCTGATGGGTTTCTTGCGGAAAGCGGTTGCGGAGCGCTGA
- a CDS encoding 4-(cytidine 5'-diphospho)-2-C-methyl-D-erythritol kinase — protein MLLTVPPSPQGAAATYFAPAKVNLGLSVRELRADGYHALQSIMVPLTVGDELLIAPAAELTLTVEGADLPTEQNLVFRAARAYLNAAGVTDGAAITLRKRLPLASGLGGGSSDAATSLMALARLYPSDVPLPELALKLGADVPFFLLGQAALAEGVGEVLTPLPVPHVPLVLVNPRVEVSAADAYAWLDAEEEFTPELNVERILAALTNGGEVPYLNALQDPVVARHAPIRTALSVLASAGLRSPLMSGSGATCFALADNDEEAHAAARAIAALHPDWWVTTARTL, from the coding sequence ATGCTCCTAACTGTCCCGCCGTCCCCCCAGGGGGCGGCCGCCACCTACTTCGCACCCGCCAAGGTCAACCTGGGCCTCAGCGTGCGCGAACTGCGCGCCGACGGTTATCACGCTTTGCAGTCCATCATGGTCCCCCTGACGGTGGGCGACGAGTTGCTGATCGCGCCCGCCGCCGAACTGACCCTGACCGTGGAGGGCGCGGACCTCCCCACCGAACAGAACCTGGTGTTCCGGGCCGCGCGGGCGTACCTGAACGCGGCGGGCGTGACGGACGGCGCGGCGATCACCCTCCGCAAGCGGCTGCCCCTGGCCTCGGGCCTGGGCGGCGGCAGCAGCGACGCCGCCACCAGCTTGATGGCCCTGGCGCGGCTGTATCCGTCCGACGTCCCGCTGCCCGAACTCGCCCTGAAGCTCGGGGCCGACGTGCCCTTTTTCCTGCTGGGGCAGGCCGCGCTCGCCGAGGGTGTGGGCGAGGTGCTCACCCCGCTGCCGGTGCCGCACGTGCCCCTCGTCCTCGTCAATCCCCGGGTGGAGGTCAGCGCCGCCGACGCCTATGCCTGGCTGGACGCGGAGGAAGAATTCACCCCCGAGCTGAACGTGGAGCGCATTCTGGCCGCCCTGACCAACGGAGGCGAGGTGCCCTACCTCAACGCCCTGCAAGACCCGGTGGTGGCCCGTCACGCGCCCATCCGTACCGCCCTGAGTGTCCTGGCAAGCGCGGGCCTGCGCTCGCCCCTGATGAGCGGTTCCGGAGCCACCTGCTTTGCCCTGGCCGACAACGACGAGGAGGCGCACGCCGCCGCCAGGGCCATCGCCGCCCTGCATCCGGATTGGTGGGTGACGACGGCCCGGACGCTGTAG
- the ispD gene encoding 2-C-methyl-D-erythritol 4-phosphate cytidylyltransferase produces the protein MKAEGQGLPSAALIPAAGAGTRLRLGPKAFVEVGGRTLLARSVAALAPHVDEVVVALPAGWSLPAGLPARSIVGGATRQESVRLLLEATAAEVVLVHDAARPFLPARAVRALLEAVEEVGAATVALPVADTLVRSEGRNWREGVPREGLWAVQTPQGFRREVLTRAHGAAHEEGVTATDDAGLVARLGLPVALMPGDARLFKVTTPGDLALAQALAAVWDAEQGEQ, from the coding sequence ATGAAGGCCGAGGGCCAGGGCTTGCCCTCGGCGGCACTTATCCCCGCTGCGGGTGCCGGCACCCGCCTGCGCCTGGGGCCCAAAGCCTTTGTGGAGGTGGGGGGCCGGACCCTCCTGGCGCGCAGTGTGGCGGCCCTCGCGCCGCACGTGGACGAGGTGGTGGTGGCGCTGCCGGCAGGGTGGAGTCTACCGGCAGGGCTGCCTGCGCGGAGCATCGTCGGTGGGGCGACCCGGCAGGAGAGTGTGCGGCTGCTGCTGGAAGCCACAGCAGCGGAGGTGGTTCTCGTCCACGACGCTGCCCGCCCCTTTCTGCCTGCCAGGGCGGTCCGGGCGCTGTTGGAAGCGGTGGAGGAGGTGGGCGCGGCGACGGTGGCGCTTCCCGTGGCCGATACGCTGGTGCGGAGCGAGGGGAGAAATTGGAGAGAAGGTGTCCCCCGCGAGGGCCTGTGGGCCGTGCAGACGCCGCAGGGCTTCCGGCGGGAGGTGCTGACGCGGGCGCACGGGGCGGCGCATGAGGAGGGCGTGACCGCCACCGATGATGCGGGTCTCGTGGCGCGGCTGGGCCTGCCCGTGGCCCTGATGCCCGGCGACGCACGGCTGTTCAAGGTCACGACGCCGGGGGATCTGGCGCTGGCGCAGGCGCTGGCCGCGGTGTGGGACGCCGAGCAGGGCGAACAGTAA
- a CDS encoding UbiX family flavin prenyltransferase, giving the protein MRLVIGVSGGSGIPYAQSILEALAALGVDTHLVVTSGAKRVMASEGGPQLADLTALAGTVHDDRDLGASIASGSFRTDGMVIVPCSAGTLAKVAAGLADNLLARAAHVTLKERRRLVLALREDPLPRPMLLNMLSAHDAGATVMTASPGFYHAPQNVEQLLHFVTARVLDQFGLDVPGFRRWGE; this is encoded by the coding sequence ATGCGGCTCGTCATCGGCGTGAGTGGAGGCAGCGGCATTCCGTATGCCCAGTCCATCCTGGAGGCGCTCGCGGCCCTGGGGGTGGACACGCACCTCGTGGTCACGAGCGGTGCGAAGCGGGTGATGGCCTCCGAGGGTGGGCCGCAGCTGGCGGACCTGACCGCATTGGCGGGCACCGTGCACGATGACCGGGACCTGGGGGCCAGCATCGCCAGCGGTTCCTTCCGCACCGACGGCATGGTGATCGTGCCGTGCAGCGCCGGAACATTGGCGAAGGTGGCGGCGGGCTTGGCCGACAACCTGCTCGCCCGCGCCGCGCACGTCACCCTCAAGGAGCGCCGGCGGCTGGTGCTCGCGCTGCGCGAGGACCCCCTGCCACGCCCCATGCTGCTCAATATGCTGTCGGCCCATGATGCGGGCGCGACCGTGATGACCGCCAGCCCCGGCTTCTACCACGCGCCGCAGAACGTGGAGCAGCTGCTGCACTTCGTGACTGCCCGTGTGTTGGACCAGTTCGGGCTGGACGTGCCGGGATTCCGGAGGTGGGGGGAATGA
- a CDS encoding cytochrome P450: MTVNSATLLADYWQGAHLTDPPAYLDRVRAMSPVLYEPGAGFALLTGHPEVAAALKSPLVRTGKYDGGPGFQETATYALMSPMMLFHDGMDHTRLRSLAQRAFTPRVLEESRAFIAALTDDLLNRAAARAAENGGEVDVVEALAVPLPVTVIIQMLGLRGEDAERFRTWAGSVADLLGGLNMTPERWAELEADAAAMRAYFRDLADELRAGPQPGLLSALAGVEDGGGRLSGDELLANAVLLLVAGHETTSNLISGSVQALQTFREERDWLGEDLPGRMGNAVEELLRFTSPVLSTGRFTTGPLTLGGVTLPTGVHLSISLGGANRDPRVFADPHTLHLGRENAKAHLGFAAGAHYCLGATLARMEADTFLTRFLTRFPGYTVPEQPLTYHPNFTLRGLQGLRVRL, translated from the coding sequence ATGACCGTGAATTCTGCCACCCTGCTCGCGGACTACTGGCAGGGCGCTCACCTGACTGATCCACCCGCGTATCTGGACCGGGTGCGGGCCATGTCGCCCGTACTGTACGAACCCGGGGCGGGCTTTGCCCTGTTGACCGGGCACCCCGAGGTGGCGGCGGCGCTCAAAAGTCCCCTCGTCCGCACGGGCAAGTACGACGGTGGCCCCGGCTTTCAGGAGACGGCCACCTACGCGCTGATGTCGCCCATGATGCTGTTTCACGACGGCATGGACCACACCCGGCTGCGCTCCCTCGCCCAGCGGGCTTTTACCCCGCGTGTGCTGGAGGAAAGCCGCGCCTTTATCGCCGCCCTCACCGACGACTTGCTGAACCGGGCTGCGGCCCGCGCCGCCGAGAACGGGGGAGAGGTGGACGTGGTGGAGGCGCTCGCCGTGCCCCTGCCCGTCACCGTCATCATCCAGATGCTGGGCCTGCGCGGCGAGGATGCCGAGCGTTTCCGCACCTGGGCGGGCAGCGTGGCGGACCTGCTGGGCGGCCTGAACATGACCCCCGAGCGCTGGGCCGAACTGGAAGCCGACGCGGCGGCCATGCGCGCCTACTTCCGGGACCTGGCCGACGAACTGCGCGCCGGTCCCCAGCCCGGCCTGCTCTCGGCCCTGGCAGGGGTGGAAGACGGCGGCGGGCGCCTGAGCGGCGACGAACTCCTTGCCAACGCCGTACTGCTGCTCGTCGCTGGGCACGAGACGACGAGCAACCTGATTTCCGGCAGCGTGCAGGCCCTCCAGACCTTCCGGGAGGAGCGGGACTGGCTGGGCGAAGACCTGCCGGGCCGGATGGGCAACGCCGTGGAGGAGTTGCTGCGCTTCACCTCGCCCGTCCTCTCCACGGGACGCTTTACCACTGGGCCCCTCACCCTGGGAGGCGTCACCCTGCCCACCGGAGTACACCTCTCGATCAGCCTGGGCGGCGCGAACCGGGACCCGCGTGTGTTCGCAGATCCCCATACGCTGCATCTGGGGCGCGAAAACGCGAAGGCCCATCTCGGCTTTGCCGCTGGGGCCCACTATTGCCTGGGCGCGACCCTGGCGCGGATGGAGGCAGATACGTTCCTCACGCGCTTTCTGACACGTTTCCCCGGGTACACCGTGCCCGAGCAACCGCTGACGTACCACCCCAATTTCACCCTGCGCGGGTTGCAGGGGCTGCGGGTGCGGCTGTAG
- a CDS encoding YbfB/YjiJ family MFS transporter translates to MDRFPESFPRSLGQMVRLSLGVAVALGFARFAYALVLPAMRADLGWSFTVAGAMNAANAAGYLLGAFAAPRLIAPWGLRQTFAVGMVGTALALLASGLTSMVPLLLALRFLAGTGGALIFVAGGGLAALAARAHPQRSPLLLGVFYGGAGVGILTSALLLPPLLARGWPAAWLALGGASLLALAGAWPALRGATPSAGQTGTVRASLRPLVPALAAYTCFGLGYIAYMTFIVAFLRAEELGHLVTPFWAVLGGAVVVSPLVWADVVRRLPGARAMTVQLLTLALGAALPLVGRAAPVLFASGVLFGMSLLAVVTGTTVLTQRVLPEAAWGRGIAAFTVVFAAGQTLGPVLTGALSDGAGGLRLGLIVSALVLLVGAGLAWRQGTEEAI, encoded by the coding sequence ATGGACCGTTTCCCCGAATCCTTTCCCCGCAGCCTGGGGCAGATGGTCCGGCTCTCGCTGGGGGTGGCGGTGGCCCTGGGTTTTGCGCGTTTCGCCTATGCCCTCGTGCTGCCCGCCATGCGCGCGGACCTGGGTTGGAGCTTTACCGTGGCGGGGGCCATGAACGCGGCGAACGCGGCGGGCTACCTGCTGGGAGCCTTCGCCGCTCCCCGCCTGATCGCGCCGTGGGGACTTCGGCAGACGTTTGCGGTGGGGATGGTGGGCACGGCCCTGGCCCTGCTCGCCTCAGGCCTGACCAGTATGGTCCCACTGCTGCTCGCCCTGCGTTTTCTGGCGGGGACGGGCGGGGCGCTGATTTTCGTCGCGGGGGGCGGACTGGCGGCCCTGGCGGCGCGGGCTCATCCCCAGCGGAGTCCCCTGCTGCTGGGCGTGTTCTACGGCGGCGCGGGGGTGGGCATCCTGACGTCGGCCTTGCTGCTGCCGCCCCTGCTGGCGCGGGGATGGCCTGCGGCGTGGCTGGCGCTCGGCGGGGCCTCGCTGCTGGCACTCGCCGGAGCCTGGCCTGCCCTGCGGGGTGCGACGCCCTCTGCGGGACAGACCGGGACCGTCCGTGCGTCGCTGCGGCCCCTCGTCCCAGCCCTCGCGGCCTACACCTGCTTCGGGCTGGGGTACATCGCCTACATGACCTTTATCGTGGCCTTCCTGCGCGCCGAGGAGCTGGGCCACCTCGTCACGCCTTTCTGGGCCGTGCTGGGCGGAGCGGTGGTCGTCAGTCCGCTCGTGTGGGCCGATGTGGTGCGGCGTCTGCCCGGGGCACGCGCGATGACCGTGCAACTCCTGACCCTGGCGCTGGGAGCGGCGCTGCCCCTGGTGGGCCGCGCTGCGCCAGTGCTGTTTGCGTCCGGCGTGCTGTTCGGCATGAGCCTCCTCGCCGTGGTCACGGGCACCACGGTCCTGACCCAGCGGGTCTTGCCCGAGGCGGCGTGGGGCCGGGGCATCGCCGCCTTCACGGTGGTCTTCGCGGCGGGTCAGACCCTCGGCCCGGTGCTGACAGGGGCGCTGTCGGACGGTGCGGGGGGCCTGCGGCTGGGGCTGATCGTGTCGGCGCTGGTGCTGCTGGTGGGCGCGGGGCTGGCGTGGAGGCAGGGAACGGAGGAGGCAATCTGA